CGAGGGCCAGTCCTTCAGCGGCGGCAGCTTGCTCGTGTCGACCTTCGCGGGTGCCTCGTCGGCGTGCGCCTGAAGCCCGACGAGCGCGGCGCCGCCCGCCAGAGCAACGGCCGCGGCTGCTGCAACAATGCCCCTCATCTTGTTCCGTTTCCCCCCAAATTTTGCCCGCCTATAGCATGAGAACTGCAGAAGGAAATCGGGCTCGCCCAAAAAAATCGCGCCCCGAAAGACGGAGCGAGACTTAAGTCGCGTGCGGCGAATCTGCTCGATAGAAACGCTTAATTAATCTTGATGCTTCGACTCGATATAGGTGCGGATCGCCCACAGGCCGGTCTGCGACACGGTGCCGAAGTACTTCTCCATCTTGACCTGGCCGTTGCGGGTGACGCCGTTGATCACCTTCTCCTTGTAGAGGTCGTCGCCTTCGGCGCCGGTTGGCAGCTGGTGCAGGTCGGGCGCCATGCCGCCGGACTCCATCTCGAGCCCATGGCAGGCCGCGCAATTGGCGAGATAGCCGTGCGCGCCGATCTCGATGGCCTTTTCCTTGTCCTTGCTGTCGCGGAACGGGTTGGTGTCCTTCCAGGTGTTGCCGAGGTCCGGCAGGCCCGGCGTGTCGAAGGCCTGCGGCGTCACGCTGCCGTGCCCGAAGACGGGGGCGGTCGCAGCCACCGCGAGAGCGACGACACCCGCCGCGATGAACCACACCTTCATGTTCCCAGACCCCTCATTCGTGGATGACGCCGACACCCGGCCGCGGAGCTTTAGCCGACACACCGGCCCTAGGTACAGGCGCCAATCGCGGGTGGAGAGGCGGTCTGCCGATCGGATGAGCTTGCGCATATCGATTGCGCTTTTCGCGCCGCCGTGACACGTGCTCGCCCTCAATGAAGCGGTCGAAGACAGACGGCATGGGGAGACGGACGGGCCGCGTGCCGGCGGTCGCCGCAACGCCGCGTAAAGCCGGGACGCGGCGCATCGCGCGCGACCTCGCCACGGCTGGGCTTCTCCTCACGATAGGCGTGCTTGTCGCCGGACCGGCGCACGCCGTCCCGCCATTGAAGGGGCCGCCGGTCGAGGTCCTCTACGTCGAGCGCAAGGTCGAGCATCTGCCGCCGCTCAACAACGAGGAGCCGATCCCTGACGATCTCGGCCGGGCCGGCGCCGAGCTCGGCATCAAGGATTCGAATGCATCGGGCCGCTTCGTCGGCGTCGCGCTCGCGATGAAGAGCGTCGTCGTCGCGCCGGGCGCCGACATCAGGAGCGCCGTCACGGCGGCACTCGGCCCCAGCAGGGTGCGCTTCATCGCCGTCAACGCGCCGGCCGACGACCTGCTCGCGATCGCCGACATGCCGGCGACGCACGACGCGGCGATCCTCAACCTCGGCGCCACGGACACCCGGCTGCGAGATGCCGACTGCCGCGCCAACGTGCTGCACACGAGCGCCTCGCGCGCGATGCTCGCCGACGCGCTGATGCAGTTCCTGGTCTTCAAGCGCTGGCCGAAGATCCTGCTCGTCTCCGGCCCGCATCCCGCCGACAAGGACTACGCCGACGCGCTGCGCCGGAGCGCGAAGAAGTTTGGCGCGAAGATCGTCGGCGAGGCGAGCTACGACGCGCAGGGCGGCGACATCCGCGACACGGCGCTGCGCGAGTTCGCGCTGGTGACCCGCGGCGCCGCGCACGACGTCGTCGCCGTCGCCGACGAGGAGAACGAGTTCGGCACGAGCCTGCCCTACAACACCGACCTGCCACGGCCCGTCGTCGGCACGCAGGGGCTGACGCCCGCGGCCTGGGGGCGGCCCGTCGAGGCCTGGGCGGCGGCGCAGCTGCAGGGCCGCTTCAAGAAGCTCGCCGGCCGCGACATGCGCCCCACAGACTATGCCGGCTGGATGGCGACGCACGCCGTCGGCGAGGCGGCGGTGCAGCTGAAGAGCGCGGACCCCGCCGCGATCCACGACCTTCTCATGTCGCCGAGCTTCGAGGTCGGCGGCTTCAAGGGACGCTCGCTCAGCTTCCGCGCCTGGGACGGCCAGCTGCGCGAGCCGATCTTCGATCTGTGGCCCGGCGCCGTGGTCGCGACCGCGCCGCTCGACGGCTTCCTGCATCCGCGCACCGATCTCGACTCGCTTGGCATCGACGAGCCCGAGAGCCGCTGCACATCACGGCGAGGTCAGCCGCGAACATGAGACGCCTTCTCGCAGTCGCCCTCGCGGCGCTCGCCGTCGGCACGCTGCCGGCCCGCGCCTTAGAGGTCTTCGTCACCAACGAGCGCGACAACACGATCTCGGTAATCGACTCCAAGACCTTCCAGGTGACGCGCACCTTCAAGGTCGGCCAGCGGCCGCGCGGCGTCGTGTTCTCGAAGGACGGCAAGATTCTCTATCTCTGCGCGAGCGATTCGGACGCGGTGGAGGAGATCGATCCCGACACCGGCAAGCTGCTGCACGACCTGCCGTCCGGCGAGGACCCCGAGCAGTTCGCGATCTCGCCCGACGGCAAGCGCCTCTACATCGCCAACGAGAACAACGCCGCAACGACGATCATCGATCTCGCGACGCGCAAGGTGGCGGGCCAGATCGACGTCGGCATCGAGCCCGAGGGCATGGCGGTCTCGCCCGACAGCAACACCGCGGTCACCACCTCCGAGACCACCAACATGGTGCATTGGATCGACCCCAAAACCTTTCAGTCGAACGATGCGACGGCGGTCGGGCAGCGCCCGCGCGAAGCGAAGTTCAGCAAGGACGGCTCGCTGCTCTGGGTCTCCTCGGAGGTCGGCGGCACGGTGGCGATCATCGACGTCGCGAGCCACAAGGTGATCCACACGATCTCCTTCCACCTGCCGTCGATCTCGGCCGACAAGATCCAGCCGGTCGGCATCAGCCTGACGCGCGACGGCAAGCTCGCCTTCATCGCGCTCGGCCCCGCCGACCACGTCGCGGTCGTCGACGCCAAGACCTACGAGGTGAAGGGCTACGTTCTCGTCGGGCGCCGCGTCTGGCATACGGCGCTGACCCCTGACGAGGACCTCTTGTTCACCACCAACGGCGTCTCAGGCGACGTCACCGTCATCGACGTCGCCAGCCACAAGCCGATCCGCACCATCAAGGTCGGTCGCTTCCCCTGGGGCGTCGCGGTCCGGGCGCCGGCGACGCCGTGAAGCGGATCCTCGGACTTCTCGTCGCGCTGCTCCTTTGCTTCGGCGCCTCGGCGCACGCCTCGACGCTGACCCGCGACGAGATCCAAAAATATTTTCCCGCGCCGCTCGTCGTCGGGCAGGAGGACGACAAGCTGCCGATCTGGCCGATCCTCAAGCAGGAGGTCGGCGCCTACGACGTCATCGCCTACGTCTTCCAGTCCAACGACTTCGCGCCCATCCCGGGCTTTGGTGGTTCGCCGCCCAACCTTCTCATCGCGATGGCGCCGGACGGCACCTTCATCGACGTGAAGGTGCTGGCGCAGCACGAGCCGGTCTTCGTCGACGGCCTGGGGCCGGGCCCGCTCAACGACTTCGTGCAGCAGTACGTGGGGATGAGCGCGCGCCACACGATCGCCGTCGGCCGCCCGAATGCGCGCCAGCACGGCGCCTCGTCGGCCTCGACCGTCGACGGCGTCGCGATGGCGACGGCCTCGACGCGCATCATCAACCAGGAGCTGCTGTCCTCGGCGCTCGCCGTGGCCCGCAAGAAGCTCGGCTTCGGTGCCGCCGACACGCTAGGCCTCAAGGCCGTCGCCAAGCCGGCGCCGGCGACGCCGCTGACCTGGCCGCAGCTCCTCGCCAAGGGCTACGTCAAGACGCTGCACCTGACGAACGCCACGGTCGACGCCGCCTTCGCTAACACGGCGGTGGCAGACCAGAGCGACGGCGCGGCCGACGCGACCTTCGCCGACACCTATGTCGCCGAGGTCGACGTGCCGGAGATCGGCCGCAACGTGTTGGGCGCCAAGCTCTACGCCTACCTCATGGCCGGCCTCGCGCCGGGCGACCACGCGATCATGGTGCTCGCCGCCGGCCCGTGGTCGCCGATGGGCGACGACTTCGTCTACGGGGCGATCCCCAGCAACATCTCGATTGTCCAGAACAAGTTTCCGGTGACCGCGCGCGACTTCGCCATCGAGCGCGGCAGCAACGGGATGGCCGGCATGCCGGCCGGCGACTGGACGATCCTCAAGATCAACCAGGATGCCGGCTTCGATCCCAGCCGCACATGGGCGATGACGCTGCGCTTCACCCGCGAGCACGGCCAGATCTACCCGGTGAAGGTGACGCGCGAGTTTGCGCTCGACTATGCGCTGCCGGCCGACTTCTTCACGATCACGCATGCGACGCAGGCGCCCGCCTGGAGCGACCCGTGGTTCGCGCGGAAGTGGGAGCTCCTCGTCATCGCCGCGATGCTCGCGGTGCTCGTGCCGGTGCTGGTGCGCCAGCGCGGCCTCGTCGCGCGCGAACGGCGCTTCGAGGCCTTCCGCCTCGCCTATCTCGCGCTGACGCTCGGCTTCATCGGCTGGTACGCGCAGGCGCAGCTCTCGATCGTCACGCTCGTCGGCCTCGTCCGCACGACGCAGGGCGGCGATCTCTCGTTCCTTCTCTACGATCCGCCGTCGTTGCTGCTGTGGGGGTTCGTGCTCGTCACGCTCGCGATCTGGGGGCGCGGCACGTTCTGCGGCTGGCTCTGTCCGTTCGGCGCGCTGCAGGAGCTGGTGGCGTGGCCGGCGCAGAAGCTGAAGCTGCGCCAGGTCGGCGTGCCGCCGCGCCTCGACCGGGCCCTGCGCAAGGTGAAGTACGTCGTGCTTGCCGGCATCCTCGTCGCGGCCGCGGTCTCCACGCCGACCGCCGATCGCCTCGTCGAGGTCGAGCCGTTCAAGACCTCGATCACGCTGTACTTCGTGCGCTCATGGCCGTTCGTCGTCTACGCGGTCGGATTGTTGGTCCTCAATCTTTTCGTCTACAAGGGCTTCTGCCGCTATCTCTGCCCGCTCGGCGCCAGCCTCGCACTGGTCGGCCGCCTGCGCGTGCTCAACTGGATCCCGCGGCGCGCCGAGTGCGGCAGCCCGTGCCAGCTCTGCAAGGTCAAGTGCCGCTACGGGGCGATCGAGCCGACGGGCAAGATCGACTATCCCGAATGCTTCCAGTGCATGGACTGCGTGACGATCATCCAGGATCCGCAGCAGTGCGTGCCGCAGATCCTGGCCGCCAAGAAGCGCAAGGTGCTGGTGCCGACGCCGGAGCCGCAGGCGGCGGAGTAACCACCGTCATTGCGAGCGAAGCGAAGCAAGCCAGGGGCCGCGGGGCGCGATCTACGTAGTTTAGCGCGCTGCAACCCCTGGGTTGCTTCGCTTCGCTCGCAATGACGGCTAGGAGGTCGAGAGATCGCCGGCGTCGCTGCCGTCCTTGGCGAAAAAGCGAGCCCGGCACTCGGGGTGCTGCGCCATCAACGCCCGCGCCTCGGCCGGGCTCGAGGCGAACAGCGCCGTCGCGAGCCCGTTGGCGACGAGCCCCGTCGGCGCCTCGACGGTGATCGAGGACCAGTGCGGCGGCGAGTAGCCGGTGCGCGGATCGAAGATGTGGTGGTCGCGGAAGTCCGGCGAGAAGTACGTCTTGTAGTCGCCCGACGTCGCGGCGAAGCGCCGGAACGGATCGAGCGTGAAGGCGATGCGGTCGACGTCGCGCGGGTCGGCGACGCCGAGCCGCCAGGGACGCCCCTCGGGATGGTTGCCGCGGGCGCCGAACTCGCCGGTGTCGATGAAGGCGTGCGCGATGCCGTGCTCGGCCAGCACCGCCATCACGACATCGGTCGCGTAGCTCTGGTTGATCGAGTTCAGCGTGACGGCCATGCCCGGCCGGTCGAAGACGATGGCATCGTCGCCGATCGAGACGCCGCGCCAGTCGATGCGTGCCAGCACCGGCGCGAGGTCCGCGGCCGTCGGGCGCCGCCCGGCAGCATGGGCTGCCGCCCAGTGATCCCACAGCGGCTGCACGGTGTAGTCGAAGCGCCCGTCCGTCTTGCGCGACAGCTCGGCGCCGTAGCGCAGCATCGTCAGCAGGTGTCGGCAGGGGCGCTCGAGGCGACCGTCGCGATTGAGGCGCGAGACCTCGGCCTCCGGCCTGTAGACCGAGGACGCGTTCTCGACGTCGCGGATGGCGCGGAAGCCCGCGTCGAGCGCCGCCTCGAGCGCGTCGGCATCCGGGCCGGCGACCGTCAGCGCGACGCTGGTCTGGAAGGCGACGCCTGCGCGCGTGCGCAGCACCAATCCATGGGTCTGCGCCAGCGCGCCGAATGCGGTGCGCCCGCCGGCCGCGACGGCCAACAGGCCGGTCGCTCCGACCAGCGCCTTGCGTCGGGAAACATGCGTCATCGGTCGCTTTTGCATGCGCGAGCTATCGAACCGCCGACGCCAAAAAGAAAGCCCGCCGAGCGGCGGGCTTTCCGGGTCGTGGAAGCGGTGGAGCAGCCTTACTCGGCCGCCTGACGCATCGGCGCCTTGCTCTGGTGCGCGGCGATGACCTCCATCGCCGCCTGCACGCCGCCCTTCTTGTGCGGGATGCCGGCGACCTCGAGGCCCATCTCGACGCCGGCGAGGGCGCCCATGATGGTGAGGTCGTTGGTGTCCGCGAGATGGCCGATGCGGAAGATCTTGTCGGCGATCTTGTTGAGGCCGGCGCCGAGCGACATGTCGAACGTGTCGAGCACGACCTTGCGGAAGGCGTCGGCGCCCTTCTCGCCCGGCATCATCACGGCGGTCATCACGGGCGACTCGTAGCGCGCCTCGCGGCAGAGCAACTCGAGGCCCCAGGTGCGCACGGCGGCGCGGGTCGCCTCGCCGTGGCGCTTGTGGCGGGCGAAGATGTTGTCGAGCCCTTCCTCGTGCATGAGGTCGATGGCGACGTCGAGGCCGTAGAGCAGGGTGGTCGCCGGCGTGTAGGGGAAGAAGCCGTTCTTGTTGTTCGTGATCATGTCCGACCACGACCAGTAGCCCTTCGGCAGCTTCGACGTCTCCATCGCCTTCAGCGCCTTGGCGCTCACCGCGTTGAAGGCGAGGCCCGGCGGCAGCATCAGGCCCTTCTGCGAGCCGGCGACGGCGACGTC
This Beijerinckiaceae bacterium RH AL1 DNA region includes the following protein-coding sequences:
- a CDS encoding Cytochrome c550 (ID:RHAL1_01348;~source:Prodigal:2.6) produces the protein MKVWFIAAGVVALAVAATAPVFGHGSVTPQAFDTPGLPDLGNTWKDTNPFRDSKDKEKAIEIGAHGYLANCAACHGLEMESGGMAPDLHQLPTGAEGDDLYKEKVINGVTRNGQVKMEKYFGTVSQTGLWAIRTYIESKHQD
- a CDS encoding Amino acid/amide ABC transporter substrate-binding protein, HAAT family (ID:RHAL1_01349;~source:Prodigal:2.6) — encoded protein: MKRSKTDGMGRRTGRVPAVAATPRKAGTRRIARDLATAGLLLTIGVLVAGPAHAVPPLKGPPVEVLYVERKVEHLPPLNNEEPIPDDLGRAGAELGIKDSNASGRFVGVALAMKSVVVAPGADIRSAVTAALGPSRVRFIAVNAPADDLLAIADMPATHDAAILNLGATDTRLRDADCRANVLHTSASRAMLADALMQFLVFKRWPKILLVSGPHPADKDYADALRRSAKKFGAKIVGEASYDAQGGDIRDTALREFALVTRGAAHDVVAVADEENEFGTSLPYNTDLPRPVVGTQGLTPAAWGRPVEAWAAAQLQGRFKKLAGRDMRPTDYAGWMATHAVGEAAVQLKSADPAAIHDLLMSPSFEVGGFKGRSLSFRAWDGQLREPIFDLWPGAVVATAPLDGFLHPRTDLDSLGIDEPESRCTSRRGQPRT
- a CDS encoding 40-residue YVTN family beta-propeller repeat protein (ID:RHAL1_01350;~source:Prodigal:2.6), giving the protein MRRLLAVALAALAVGTLPARALEVFVTNERDNTISVIDSKTFQVTRTFKVGQRPRGVVFSKDGKILYLCASDSDAVEEIDPDTGKLLHDLPSGEDPEQFAISPDGKRLYIANENNAATTIIDLATRKVAGQIDVGIEPEGMAVSPDSNTAVTTSETTNMVHWIDPKTFQSNDATAVGQRPREAKFSKDGSLLWVSSEVGGTVAIIDVASHKVIHTISFHLPSISADKIQPVGISLTRDGKLAFIALGPADHVAVVDAKTYEVKGYVLVGRRVWHTALTPDEDLLFTTNGVSGDVTVIDVASHKPIRTIKVGRFPWGVAVRAPATP
- a CDS encoding 4Fe-4S binding protein (ID:RHAL1_01351;~source:Prodigal:2.6), which gives rise to MKRILGLLVALLLCFGASAHASTLTRDEIQKYFPAPLVVGQEDDKLPIWPILKQEVGAYDVIAYVFQSNDFAPIPGFGGSPPNLLIAMAPDGTFIDVKVLAQHEPVFVDGLGPGPLNDFVQQYVGMSARHTIAVGRPNARQHGASSASTVDGVAMATASTRIINQELLSSALAVARKKLGFGAADTLGLKAVAKPAPATPLTWPQLLAKGYVKTLHLTNATVDAAFANTAVADQSDGAADATFADTYVAEVDVPEIGRNVLGAKLYAYLMAGLAPGDHAIMVLAAGPWSPMGDDFVYGAIPSNISIVQNKFPVTARDFAIERGSNGMAGMPAGDWTILKINQDAGFDPSRTWAMTLRFTREHGQIYPVKVTREFALDYALPADFFTITHATQAPAWSDPWFARKWELLVIAAMLAVLVPVLVRQRGLVARERRFEAFRLAYLALTLGFIGWYAQAQLSIVTLVGLVRTTQGGDLSFLLYDPPSLLLWGFVLVTLAIWGRGTFCGWLCPFGALQELVAWPAQKLKLRQVGVPPRLDRALRKVKYVVLAGILVAAAVSTPTADRLVEVEPFKTSITLYFVRSWPFVVYAVGLLVLNLFVYKGFCRYLCPLGASLALVGRLRVLNWIPRRAECGSPCQLCKVKCRYGAIEPTGKIDYPECFQCMDCVTIIQDPQQCVPQILAAKKRKVLVPTPEPQAAE
- a CDS encoding FAD:protein FMN transferase (source:Prodigal:2.6;~ID:RHAL1_01352), which codes for MTHVSRRKALVGATGLLAVAAGGRTAFGALAQTHGLVLRTRAGVAFQTSVALTVAGPDADALEAALDAGFRAIRDVENASSVYRPEAEVSRLNRDGRLERPCRHLLTMLRYGAELSRKTDGRFDYTVQPLWDHWAAAHAAGRRPTAADLAPVLARIDWRGVSIGDDAIVFDRPGMAVTLNSINQSYATDVVMAVLAEHGIAHAFIDTGEFGARGNHPEGRPWRLGVADPRDVDRIAFTLDPFRRFAATSGDYKTYFSPDFRDHHIFDPRTGYSPPHWSSITVEAPTGLVANGLATALFASSPAEARALMAQHPECRARFFAKDGSDAGDLSTS
- the sgaA gene encoding Serine--glyoxylate aminotransferase (ID:RHAL1_01353;~source:Prodigal:2.6), giving the protein MSASTPRKPGRHFLQIPGPVPVPDRVLRAMDYQVLDHRGPQFQVLAKRVLEKVKTVFKTQSTVIIFPASGSGAWESGMTNTLNPGDKVLMYETGQFATLWKALAERLGLKPDFIPSDWRTGVDPQKIDEKLREDKNHEIKAVCVVHHETSGGLLSDLAAIRKVIDDNNHPALFMVDTVSGLGSADFRFDEWGIDVAVAGSQKGLMLPPGLAFNAVSAKALKAMETSKLPKGYWSWSDMITNNKNGFFPYTPATTLLYGLDVAIDLMHEEGLDNIFARHKRHGEATRAAVRTWGLELLCREARYESPVMTAVMMPGEKGADAFRKVVLDTFDMSLGAGLNKIADKIFRIGHLADTNDLTIMGALAGVEMGLEVAGIPHKKGGVQAAMEVIAAHQSKAPMRQAAE